Proteins from a single region of Chromobacterium sp. ATCC 53434:
- a CDS encoding DUF2322 family protein, which translates to MTPFQEQLAALPAIDGIAAIVLLSAEGEAIHRLENRPGSAGSLRVYHALVKRHGHIDRKAAREGLELFAEHTAAARAQPGSHPNIDRLLAIAEHDAPGLRARVVLEAEG; encoded by the coding sequence ATGACCCCGTTCCAGGAACAGCTGGCCGCCCTGCCCGCCATCGACGGCATCGCCGCCATCGTGCTGCTCAGCGCCGAAGGCGAGGCGATACACCGGCTGGAAAACCGCCCCGGCAGCGCCGGATCGCTGCGCGTCTACCACGCGCTGGTCAAGCGCCACGGCCATATCGACCGCAAGGCCGCGCGCGAGGGCCTGGAGCTGTTCGCCGAGCATACCGCCGCCGCCCGCGCCCAGCCTGGCAGCCACCCCAATATCGACCGCCTGCTGGCCATCGCCGAGCACGACGCCCCGGGCCTGCGCGCCCGCGTGGTGCTGGAAGCCGAAGGCTGA
- a CDS encoding hydrolase has translation MLMQRPEAGLLVVDIQDKLLPAVHDADGLLARSRWLVGVARDHGLPIAFSEQYPRGLGGTLAALREAAPEADVVDKLHFSCVAAGCLPPALLQKRQIIVCGMEAHVCVMQTVIELLSAGKQVFVVADAISSRKPADIELAVARMRAAGAVIVSREMVLFELLEKSGGDHFKLMSQRYLIGEQP, from the coding sequence ATGCTGATGCAAAGACCGGAAGCCGGCCTATTGGTGGTGGATATCCAGGACAAGCTGCTGCCGGCGGTGCACGACGCCGACGGGCTGCTGGCACGCAGCCGCTGGCTGGTGGGAGTGGCCCGCGACCACGGGCTGCCGATCGCGTTTTCCGAGCAATACCCGCGCGGACTCGGCGGCACGCTGGCCGCGCTGCGCGAGGCGGCGCCCGAGGCCGATGTGGTGGACAAGCTGCACTTCTCCTGCGTCGCCGCCGGCTGCCTGCCGCCGGCGCTGCTGCAGAAGCGGCAGATCATCGTCTGCGGCATGGAGGCGCACGTTTGCGTCATGCAGACCGTGATCGAGCTGCTTTCGGCCGGCAAGCAGGTCTTCGTCGTCGCCGACGCGATTTCCAGCCGCAAACCCGCCGACATCGAACTGGCGGTGGCGCGGATGCGCGCCGCCGGCGCCGTCATCGTCAGCCGCGAGATGGTGCTGTTCGAGCTGCTGGAGAAATCGGGCGGCGATCACTTCAAATTGATGAGCCAGCGCTATCTGATCGGCGAGCAGCCCTGA
- a CDS encoding AraC family transcriptional regulator, which produces MERVIIAGLSVAALRRGVGDYTARHVHSVGQLAWASEGALELEADDRRVLLPAGCVGWIPPGMPHGARYHGELRGWSLQLGLDGMAALPPELGVWRASPLLQGVFLRLGAWPTSADDEAARRLVAVLADELTWAEPYPASLAWPAHPALRKLAEALLGDPSRDWDLQRWADHIGMSRRSLIRHFRAETGMGVAEWRERLRMLRARALLAEGRSVSYCAAELAYASSSAFIVAFRRCFGETPGRYLSA; this is translated from the coding sequence ATGGAACGGGTGATCATCGCGGGGCTGTCGGTGGCGGCGCTCCGGCGCGGCGTCGGCGACTATACCGCCCGCCATGTGCATTCGGTCGGGCAGCTGGCCTGGGCGAGCGAGGGCGCGCTGGAGTTGGAGGCCGACGACAGGCGCGTGCTGCTGCCGGCCGGCTGCGTCGGCTGGATTCCGCCGGGCATGCCGCATGGCGCGCGTTACCACGGCGAGTTGCGGGGCTGGAGCCTGCAGCTCGGGCTGGACGGCATGGCTGCGCTGCCGCCGGAATTGGGGGTGTGGCGGGCCTCGCCGCTGCTGCAGGGCGTGTTTCTGCGGCTGGGCGCCTGGCCGACGTCGGCCGACGACGAGGCGGCCAGGCGTCTCGTCGCGGTGCTGGCCGACGAGCTGACCTGGGCCGAGCCGTATCCGGCCAGCCTGGCCTGGCCCGCTCATCCGGCGCTGCGCAAGCTGGCCGAGGCCTTGCTTGGCGATCCGTCGAGGGATTGGGACTTGCAGCGCTGGGCCGACCATATCGGCATGTCGCGGCGCAGCCTGATCCGCCATTTTCGCGCCGAGACCGGCATGGGCGTGGCCGAGTGGCGGGAGCGGCTGAGAATGTTGCGGGCCAGGGCCTTGTTGGCCGAGGGGCGGTCGGTCAGCTACTGCGCGGCGGAGTTGGCTTATGCGAGCAGCAGCGCCTTCATCGTCGCCTTCCGCCGCTGTTTCGGCGAGACGCCGGGACGCTACTTGTCTGCATAA
- a CDS encoding GNAT family N-acetyltransferase, whose translation MSQPYLIRSVEPSDAAAIHRIKTSPGVYPDTLQLPYQPLSATEKQLASRPANIHQLVACAADGEVVGSVGLIVNEGMRVRHSADLFLVVRDDWQGKGVGGALMRAIVDLADNWLGLIRIELKVVHDNARAIALYEKFGFEYEGRLRREQLRAGKLEDVLVMGRLNWPTREGT comes from the coding sequence ATGTCCCAGCCTTATCTGATTCGTTCCGTCGAACCGTCCGACGCCGCCGCGATACATCGCATCAAGACGTCTCCCGGCGTTTATCCCGACACGCTGCAACTGCCGTACCAGCCGCTGTCGGCCACCGAGAAGCAGCTGGCCAGCCGTCCGGCCAACATCCACCAGCTGGTGGCCTGCGCCGCCGACGGCGAAGTGGTCGGCTCGGTCGGCCTGATCGTCAACGAGGGCATGCGGGTGCGCCACAGCGCCGACCTGTTCCTGGTGGTGCGGGACGATTGGCAGGGCAAGGGCGTCGGCGGCGCCTTGATGCGCGCCATCGTGGACCTGGCCGACAACTGGCTGGGGCTGATACGCATCGAGCTGAAGGTGGTGCACGACAACGCGCGCGCGATCGCCTTGTACGAGAAGTTCGGCTTCGAGTACGAGGGCAGGCTGCGCCGCGAGCAACTGCGCGCCGGCAAGCTGGAGGATGTGCTGGTGATGGGCAGGCTGAACTGGCCGACGAGGGAGGGGACATGA
- a CDS encoding GNAT family N-acetyltransferase, with protein sequence MSEFRIRHLEPDDAADLSELAADASVYGNTLQLPYPSAGAMAARVARQLGAGRYQLVCEAADGRVVASAGLWRFEEARLGHIGGLGINVHRDWQGRGAGKLLMAALLDLADNWIGLERLELTVYPDNAAALALYRRFGFVEEARLRAHSLRGGVYRDVLLLGRLRGG encoded by the coding sequence ATGAGCGAATTCCGCATCCGCCATCTGGAGCCGGACGACGCGGCCGATCTGTCGGAGTTGGCCGCCGACGCCTCGGTATACGGCAACACGCTGCAACTGCCTTATCCGTCGGCCGGGGCGATGGCGGCCAGAGTCGCCAGGCAGCTGGGGGCCGGGCGCTATCAGCTGGTCTGCGAGGCGGCGGACGGCAGGGTGGTCGCCAGCGCCGGCCTGTGGCGTTTCGAAGAGGCGAGGCTGGGGCATATCGGCGGCCTCGGCATCAATGTCCACCGGGACTGGCAGGGCCGCGGCGCCGGCAAGCTGCTGATGGCGGCGTTGCTGGATCTGGCCGACAACTGGATAGGCCTGGAGCGGCTGGAGCTGACGGTCTACCCCGACAACGCGGCGGCGCTGGCCTTGTACCGGCGCTTCGGTTTCGTCGAGGAGGCGAGGCTGCGCGCGCATTCCTTGCGCGGCGGCGTCTACCGCGACGTCTTGCTGCTGGGGCGTTTGCGCGGCGGCTGA
- a CDS encoding LysR family transcriptional regulator: MKLTLEALQVLDAIEQYGSFAAAADALFKVPSALTYTVQKLEQGLGVAIYDRSGHRARLTPAGERLLRDGRQLLDAARQLELRVSKQAQGWEDKLRIVVGDLVGFEQLLPSIADFDLLQVDTRLHFIRESFGGIWDALYDDRADLVIGAPNQPPPGDYFTRNIGDYDFVLVAAAAHPLATEAEPVPPHVLRRHRAVAVGDTSRRLPARTGGLLEGQQVLTVHSSQAKLKAIVAGLGSGHLPRSHVQAYLDGGQLVEKAEEEEGSFPPMCFAWRLEQPGRALQWFIQRLERAVATGELSI, encoded by the coding sequence ATGAAGCTGACGCTGGAGGCCTTGCAGGTATTGGACGCGATCGAGCAGTACGGCAGCTTCGCCGCGGCGGCCGACGCGCTGTTCAAGGTGCCGTCGGCGCTGACCTACACCGTGCAGAAGCTGGAGCAGGGGCTGGGCGTGGCCATCTACGACCGCAGCGGCCACCGCGCCCGGCTGACGCCGGCCGGCGAGAGGCTGCTGCGCGACGGCCGCCAGCTGCTGGACGCGGCGCGTCAGCTGGAATTGCGCGTCAGCAAGCAGGCCCAGGGCTGGGAAGACAAGCTGCGCATCGTGGTCGGCGATCTGGTCGGTTTCGAGCAACTGCTGCCGTCGATAGCGGACTTCGACCTGCTGCAGGTGGACACCCGGCTGCATTTCATACGCGAGAGCTTCGGCGGCATCTGGGATGCGTTGTACGACGACCGCGCCGACCTGGTGATAGGCGCGCCGAACCAGCCGCCGCCGGGCGATTATTTCACCCGCAATATCGGCGATTACGATTTCGTGCTGGTGGCGGCGGCCGCCCACCCGTTGGCGACGGAGGCGGAGCCGGTGCCGCCGCATGTGCTGCGCCGCCATCGCGCGGTGGCGGTCGGCGACACCTCGCGCCGCCTGCCGGCGCGCACCGGCGGCTTGCTGGAAGGCCAGCAGGTGCTGACGGTGCACAGCAGCCAGGCCAAGCTGAAGGCCATCGTCGCCGGGCTGGGCAGCGGCCATCTGCCGCGCTCTCACGTGCAGGCTTATCTGGACGGAGGCCAGCTGGTGGAGAAGGCGGAGGAGGAGGAGGGCAGCTTTCCGCCGATGTGCTTCGCCTGGCGGCTGGAGCAGCCGGGCCGCGCGCTGCAGTGGTTCATCCAGCGGCTGGAGCGGGCGGTGGCGACGGGGGAGTTGAGTATCTAG
- a CDS encoding uracil-xanthine permease family protein produces MQQLKLAVSGAQILFVAFGALVLVPLLTGLNPAMALLGAGLGTLLFQVCTGRQVPIFLGSSFAFIGPIIYSMHTWGPGATMFGLFAAGFMYFVFAAVVRWRGMALVNKLLPPVVIGPVIMIIGLSVATAASGMAMGQAGGKQVLPYETSLLLAAISLATTIVVSIYARGMFKLVPILAGVVVGYVAAAFLGAVDFAKLAAAPWFAAPAFHSPEVNWAAAAFMLPVAIAPAIEHIGGVMAIGGVTGNDYTKTPGLHRTLAGDGLGVCLAGLIGGPPVTTYAEVTGAVMITRNFNPVTMTWAAVFAICMAFFGKFNALLQSIPMPVMGGIMVLLFGTIASIGLKTLIEAKVDLMEPRNLVIISVVLTAGIGGLTLKLGDFALSGVGLCSLLAIILNLVLPRHAASHDGIVEGQDI; encoded by the coding sequence ATGCAACAACTGAAACTGGCGGTGTCCGGCGCCCAGATCCTGTTCGTCGCCTTCGGCGCGCTGGTGCTGGTGCCGCTGCTCACCGGCCTGAATCCGGCGATGGCGCTGCTCGGCGCCGGCCTCGGCACGCTGCTGTTCCAGGTCTGCACCGGCCGTCAGGTGCCTATCTTCCTCGGCTCCTCCTTCGCCTTCATCGGCCCCATCATCTATTCGATGCACACCTGGGGACCGGGCGCGACGATGTTCGGCCTGTTCGCCGCCGGCTTCATGTACTTCGTGTTCGCCGCCGTCGTCCGCTGGCGCGGCATGGCGCTGGTCAACAAGCTGCTGCCGCCGGTGGTGATCGGCCCGGTGATCATGATCATCGGCCTGTCGGTCGCCACCGCCGCCTCCGGCATGGCGATGGGCCAGGCCGGCGGCAAGCAGGTGCTGCCGTACGAGACCTCGCTGCTGCTGGCCGCGATCTCGCTGGCCACCACCATCGTCGTGTCCATCTACGCCCGCGGCATGTTCAAGCTGGTGCCGATACTGGCCGGCGTCGTCGTCGGCTACGTCGCCGCCGCCTTCCTCGGCGCGGTGGATTTCGCCAAGCTGGCCGCCGCGCCGTGGTTCGCGGCGCCGGCCTTCCACAGCCCGGAAGTCAACTGGGCGGCGGCGGCCTTCATGCTGCCGGTGGCCATCGCCCCGGCCATCGAGCACATCGGCGGCGTGATGGCGATAGGCGGCGTCACCGGCAATGATTACACCAAGACCCCCGGCCTGCACCGCACGCTGGCCGGCGACGGCCTGGGCGTCTGCCTGGCCGGCCTGATCGGCGGCCCGCCGGTGACCACCTACGCCGAAGTGACCGGCGCGGTGATGATCACCCGCAACTTCAATCCAGTGACGATGACCTGGGCCGCCGTGTTCGCCATCTGCATGGCCTTCTTCGGCAAGTTCAACGCGCTGCTGCAATCGATCCCGATGCCGGTGATGGGCGGCATCATGGTGCTCTTGTTCGGCACCATCGCGTCGATCGGCCTGAAAACGCTGATCGAGGCCAAGGTCGACCTGATGGAGCCGCGCAATCTGGTGATCATCTCGGTGGTGCTGACCGCCGGCATCGGCGGCCTGACGCTGAAGCTGGGCGACTTCGCGCTGTCCGGCGTCGGCCTGTGCTCCCTGCTGGCCATCATCCTGAACCTGGTCCTGCCGCGCCACGCCGCCAGCCACGACGGCATCGTAGAGGGACAGGACATCTGA
- the upp gene encoding uracil phosphoribosyltransferase, whose product MNIAIVDHPLVQHKLGLLREADTSTMKFRQLTQELARLLAYEATRDFELESVAIDGWCGKIDVKQIKGKKVTVVPILRAGIGMLDGVLDLVPSAKISVVGLARNEETLEPVSYFEKFVGNLDERIAIIIDPMLATGGSLVATIDLLKRNGCRQIKAVVMVAAPEGVKIVNDAHPDVQIYAASLDSHLNEHGYIIPGLGDAGDKIFGTKQA is encoded by the coding sequence TTGAACATCGCCATCGTCGATCATCCGCTAGTGCAACACAAGCTGGGCCTCTTGCGCGAGGCCGATACCAGCACCATGAAGTTCCGTCAGCTGACCCAGGAGCTGGCGCGCCTGCTCGCCTACGAAGCCACCCGCGACTTCGAGCTGGAGAGCGTCGCCATCGACGGCTGGTGCGGCAAGATAGACGTCAAGCAGATCAAGGGCAAGAAGGTCACCGTGGTGCCCATCCTGCGCGCCGGCATCGGCATGCTGGACGGCGTGCTGGACCTGGTGCCGTCGGCCAAGATCAGCGTCGTCGGCCTGGCCCGCAACGAGGAAACGCTGGAACCGGTGTCCTATTTCGAGAAGTTCGTCGGCAACCTGGACGAACGCATCGCCATCATCATCGACCCGATGCTGGCCACCGGCGGCTCCCTGGTCGCGACGATAGACCTGCTGAAGCGCAACGGCTGCAGACAGATCAAGGCCGTGGTGATGGTCGCGGCCCCCGAGGGCGTCAAGATCGTCAACGACGCCCATCCGGACGTGCAGATCTACGCCGCCTCGCTGGACAGCCATCTGAACGAGCACGGCTACATCATCCCGGGTCTCGGCGACGCCGGCGACAAGATCTTCGGCACCAAGCAGGCCTGA
- the grxD gene encoding Grx4 family monothiol glutaredoxin, producing MSIQQDIQQTVSANPVVLFMKGSAQFPQCGFSSRAVQILKACGVENFLTVDVLRDADIRQGIKDYSNWPTIPQLYVNGEFVGGSDIMYEMFQNGELQDLLKAL from the coding sequence ATGTCGATTCAACAAGATATCCAGCAGACCGTCTCCGCCAATCCGGTGGTGCTGTTCATGAAGGGCTCCGCCCAGTTCCCGCAATGCGGCTTCTCGTCGCGCGCGGTGCAAATCCTGAAAGCCTGTGGCGTGGAGAATTTCCTGACCGTGGACGTGCTGCGCGACGCGGACATCCGCCAGGGCATCAAGGACTACTCCAACTGGCCGACCATCCCGCAGCTGTACGTGAACGGAGAATTCGTCGGCGGTTCGGACATCATGTACGAGATGTTCCAGAACGGCGAACTGCAGGACCTGCTGAAAGCGCTGTAA
- a CDS encoding chloride channel protein, whose amino-acid sequence MNRRLRHLYLSAAHWQRQVPVWIAAILIGIVAYVFSQGSHLSHDLFFKAYDASPYWSLLITPAGLALAIWIMHRFFPSSAGGGIPQSIAALEPGMGKLREYCFTLKAAFGKVLLTLIGISSGATFGYEGPIVQVGAAIKYSLNRQAARRYDSAARSYILAGGAAGVAAAFNAPLAGIVFAIEEMGRAFDMRASSTILLSVIVAGLTTFAINGNYSYFGIVHVAMDSRQAWLAIPVCGVVGGALGGLACRVLLALSQRLPGPLHDWRLRYPVRFAAGCGLALAVIGIVSHGSTFGTGYFRARDILEGHGAALQDYGVLKLLSMFISNISAVPGGMFAPSLAVGAGFGLNMAELLPSAPQTMVVLLGMVGFFAGMTRAPMTGFVIVMEMTDTSGMIIPLMATALLAASVSRLVTRRALYEGQVRLFLPQWQAKARQIDQPTAGT is encoded by the coding sequence GTGAATCGCCGGCTGCGCCATCTCTATCTGTCCGCCGCGCATTGGCAGCGCCAGGTTCCGGTCTGGATCGCCGCCATCCTGATCGGCATCGTCGCCTATGTGTTCTCCCAGGGCAGCCACCTGTCGCACGACCTGTTCTTCAAGGCCTACGACGCGTCGCCGTACTGGAGCCTGCTGATCACGCCGGCCGGCCTGGCGCTGGCGATCTGGATCATGCACCGCTTCTTCCCCAGCTCCGCCGGCGGCGGCATTCCGCAATCGATCGCGGCGCTGGAACCGGGCATGGGCAAGCTGCGCGAGTATTGCTTCACGCTGAAGGCCGCCTTCGGCAAGGTGCTGCTGACGCTGATCGGCATCAGCTCCGGCGCCACCTTCGGCTACGAGGGCCCCATCGTCCAGGTCGGCGCGGCGATCAAGTACTCGCTGAACCGGCAGGCGGCCCGCCGCTACGACAGCGCCGCGCGCAGCTACATCCTGGCCGGCGGCGCCGCCGGCGTGGCCGCGGCCTTCAACGCCCCGCTGGCCGGCATCGTGTTCGCGATAGAGGAAATGGGCCGCGCCTTCGACATGCGCGCCAGCTCCACCATCCTGCTGTCGGTCATCGTCGCCGGCCTGACCACCTTCGCCATCAACGGCAACTACAGCTACTTCGGCATCGTCCACGTGGCGATGGACAGCCGGCAGGCCTGGCTGGCCATCCCGGTATGCGGCGTCGTCGGCGGCGCCCTCGGCGGCCTGGCCTGCCGCGTGCTGCTGGCGCTATCGCAACGGCTGCCCGGCCCGCTGCACGACTGGCGCCTGCGCTACCCGGTGCGCTTCGCCGCCGGCTGCGGCCTGGCGCTGGCCGTGATCGGCATCGTCAGCCACGGCAGCACCTTCGGCACCGGCTACTTTCGCGCCCGCGACATTCTCGAGGGACACGGCGCGGCGCTGCAGGACTACGGCGTGCTGAAGCTGTTGTCGATGTTCATCAGCAATATCAGCGCGGTCCCCGGCGGCATGTTCGCGCCGTCGCTGGCCGTCGGCGCCGGCTTCGGCCTCAATATGGCCGAGCTGCTGCCGTCTGCGCCGCAGACCATGGTGGTCTTGCTGGGCATGGTCGGCTTCTTCGCCGGCATGACGCGGGCGCCGATGACCGGCTTCGTCATCGTGATGGAAATGACCGACACCTCCGGCATGATCATCCCGCTGATGGCCACCGCGCTGCTGGCGGCATCGGTGTCGCGGCTGGTGACGCGCCGCGCGCTGTACGAAGGCCAGGTCCGGCTGTTCCTGCCCCAGTGGCAGGCCAAGGCCAGGCAAATTGACCAGCCCACGGCCGGCACGTAG
- a CDS encoding RsmB/NOP family class I SAM-dependent RNA methyltransferase, with protein MSHSQLKHLETVIGQMTRFDRPADAVLSAYFREHSRLGGNDRHLIAETAFGALRRLIQLRALIAPEKATPRRLALVALMKFNKLNVKELTEATSAGEREWLGTVKGKALEDSLEIRAELPQWVIERLGEQTPEAVEALGQGLMSMAPLDLRVNTLKIRREELLDRLNAEGIACEATPYSPIGIRLRDKPALSKHELFKSGAFEVQDEGSQLLGLITGARRGEMVVDFCAGAGGKTLLLGAQMASSGRLYAFDVSEKRLANFKPRQARSGLSNVHPQLLAHENDAKVKRLAGKADRVLVDAPCSGLGTLRRNPDLKFRQSPDSVAELNAKQASILASASRLVKSGGRLVYATCSLLPQENQAIVEAFLAEHADFRLVKMDEVLAEQKIPLQCGDYLELKPHQHNTDGFFAAVLERSQA; from the coding sequence ATTAGCCATAGCCAACTGAAACACCTGGAAACCGTCATCGGCCAGATGACCCGCTTCGACCGCCCGGCCGACGCCGTGCTGTCCGCCTACTTCCGCGAACACAGCAGACTGGGCGGCAACGACCGCCATCTGATCGCCGAGACCGCCTTCGGCGCGCTGCGCCGGCTGATCCAGCTGCGCGCGCTGATCGCGCCGGAAAAAGCGACGCCGCGCCGACTGGCGCTGGTGGCGCTGATGAAGTTCAACAAGCTGAACGTCAAGGAATTGACCGAGGCCACCAGCGCCGGCGAGCGCGAATGGCTGGGCACCGTCAAGGGCAAGGCGCTGGAAGACAGCCTGGAAATCCGCGCCGAGCTGCCGCAATGGGTGATAGAGCGCCTCGGCGAGCAGACGCCGGAAGCGGTGGAGGCGCTGGGCCAGGGCCTGATGTCGATGGCGCCGCTGGACCTGCGCGTCAACACGCTGAAGATACGGCGCGAGGAGCTGCTGGACCGTCTGAACGCCGAGGGCATCGCCTGCGAGGCGACGCCGTACTCGCCTATCGGCATCCGCCTGCGCGACAAGCCGGCGCTGTCCAAGCACGAGTTGTTCAAGTCCGGCGCCTTCGAGGTGCAGGACGAGGGCAGCCAGCTCCTGGGCCTGATCACCGGCGCCCGCCGCGGCGAGATGGTGGTGGACTTCTGCGCCGGCGCCGGCGGCAAGACGCTGCTGCTGGGCGCGCAGATGGCCTCCAGCGGCCGCCTGTACGCGTTTGACGTGTCGGAAAAGCGCCTGGCCAACTTCAAGCCGCGCCAGGCCCGCTCCGGCCTGTCCAATGTGCACCCGCAATTGCTGGCGCACGAGAACGACGCCAAGGTGAAGCGCCTGGCCGGCAAGGCCGACCGCGTGCTGGTGGACGCGCCGTGCTCCGGCCTTGGAACCTTGCGCCGCAACCCGGACCTGAAATTCCGCCAGAGCCCGGACAGCGTGGCCGAGCTGAACGCCAAGCAGGCGTCCATCCTGGCTTCCGCCTCTCGCCTGGTGAAAAGCGGCGGCCGTCTGGTCTACGCCACCTGCAGCCTGCTGCCGCAGGAGAACCAGGCCATCGTCGAGGCCTTCCTCGCCGAGCACGCCGACTTCCGCCTGGTGAAGATGGACGAGGTGCTGGCCGAGCAGAAGATCCCGCTGCAATGCGGCGACTATCTGGAACTGAAACCGCATCAGCACAACACCGACGGCTTCTTCGCCGCGGTGCTGGAACGCAGCCAGGCCTGA
- a CDS encoding DUF3108 domain-containing protein: protein MTRRRLLLIALVLSLLLHLALLGSDLLPAISAPPAEEPKLEKIDVKMQAMRLDEPAAPPKPATAGVSLPPAEAPTPKSKPKPKPARKREASKPVEQAKPASAPTAEASASRASSAPAAEIASAAETSRAASAPAASVPPSKDSADNAGFLHPDTPQRQFPAAAQIRYQGYWGSAMVGFGNLDWQRDQGHYRLDITVSPIIGPKLRYLAQGTIDKSGLRPDSIQSFRGGDLKEAARFDYEAGLLRYGGSEDKQLPLKPGAQDAFSLAFQLALKGGDLGSAPIQITTAKKVYEYPMAPAGAFDYDTGAGKMRVIVFRAQGDGDVTEFWLAPDFANLPVRILRADKDKRIELKAIRIDVNGKRQWELPPQPTIRNKNAH from the coding sequence ATGACCCGTCGCCGTCTGCTGCTGATCGCCCTCGTCCTGTCGCTGCTGCTGCACCTCGCGCTGCTCGGCTCCGACCTGTTGCCCGCGATCAGCGCACCGCCGGCGGAAGAGCCCAAGCTCGAGAAGATAGACGTCAAGATGCAGGCGATGCGGCTGGACGAACCGGCCGCGCCGCCGAAGCCGGCCACGGCCGGCGTCAGCCTGCCGCCGGCGGAGGCGCCGACGCCGAAGTCCAAACCGAAACCGAAGCCGGCCCGCAAGCGCGAGGCTTCCAAACCTGTGGAACAGGCCAAGCCGGCCTCGGCGCCGACGGCTGAGGCCTCGGCCTCGCGGGCCAGTTCCGCGCCGGCGGCGGAAATCGCGTCGGCGGCCGAAACCAGCCGGGCGGCCAGCGCGCCGGCGGCGTCCGTCCCGCCCAGCAAGGACAGCGCCGACAACGCCGGCTTCCTGCATCCGGACACGCCGCAGCGACAGTTTCCGGCCGCCGCCCAGATACGCTACCAGGGCTATTGGGGGTCGGCGATGGTCGGCTTCGGCAACCTGGACTGGCAGCGCGACCAGGGGCATTACCGGCTCGACATCACCGTCAGTCCCATCATCGGCCCCAAGCTGCGCTATCTTGCACAAGGGACGATAGACAAGTCGGGACTGCGGCCGGACAGCATCCAGTCGTTCCGCGGCGGCGATCTGAAGGAGGCGGCCCGCTTCGATTACGAGGCCGGCCTGCTGCGCTACGGCGGCAGCGAGGACAAGCAGCTACCGCTGAAGCCCGGCGCGCAGGACGCGTTCAGCCTGGCTTTCCAACTGGCGCTGAAAGGCGGCGATCTGGGCTCCGCGCCGATACAGATCACCACCGCCAAGAAGGTCTACGAATACCCGATGGCGCCCGCCGGCGCCTTCGACTACGACACCGGCGCCGGCAAGATGCGCGTGATCGTGTTCCGCGCCCAGGGCGACGGAGACGTCACCGAGTTCTGGCTGGCCCCGGATTTCGCCAATTTGCCGGTGCGCATACTGCGCGCCGACAAGGACAAGCGGATCGAGCTGAAAGCGATCCGCATAGATGTGAACGGCAAGCGGCAGTGGGAATTGCCGCCGCAACCGACGATACGGAACAAAAATGCACATTAG
- the purN gene encoding phosphoribosylglycinamide formyltransferase has product MKNIVILISGRGSNMQAIVEAAVPGARVAAVIANRPDAAGLAWAAERGIATAALDHKAYASRGAFDAALAGAIDAHAPDLVVLAGFMRILGEGFTRRYEGRMMNIHPSLLPAFPGLHTHERALEMGCKLAGCTVHFVTAELDHGPIVAQGAVSVLDDDTPDSLAARVLTLEHQLYPEAVRRFVAGEIAVVGGKVAGGPGVVASLLSPAPSSKA; this is encoded by the coding sequence ATGAAAAACATCGTCATCCTGATTTCCGGCCGCGGCTCCAATATGCAGGCCATCGTCGAAGCCGCCGTTCCCGGCGCCCGCGTCGCCGCTGTGATCGCCAACCGGCCGGACGCGGCCGGTCTCGCCTGGGCTGCCGAACGCGGCATCGCCACGGCGGCGCTGGATCACAAGGCCTACGCCAGCCGCGGGGCTTTCGACGCCGCGCTGGCCGGGGCGATAGACGCCCACGCGCCCGATCTGGTGGTGCTGGCCGGCTTCATGCGCATCCTGGGCGAAGGCTTCACCCGCCGCTACGAAGGCCGGATGATGAACATCCATCCATCGCTGCTGCCGGCCTTTCCCGGCCTGCACACCCACGAGCGCGCGCTGGAAATGGGCTGCAAACTGGCCGGATGCACGGTACACTTCGTCACCGCCGAGCTGGATCACGGCCCCATCGTCGCCCAGGGCGCGGTCAGCGTGCTCGACGACGACACGCCGGACAGCCTGGCCGCGCGCGTGCTGACACTGGAACACCAGCTGTACCCGGAAGCGGTGCGCCGCTTCGTCGCCGGCGAGATCGCCGTGGTGGGCGGCAAGGTGGCCGGCGGTCCCGGCGTTGTCGCCAGCCTGCTGTCGCCCGCACCCTCAAGCAAGGCCTAA